A single genomic interval of Spinacia oleracea cultivar Varoflay chromosome 6, BTI_SOV_V1, whole genome shotgun sequence harbors:
- the LOC110794933 gene encoding protein yippee-like At4g27745 translates to MEGLIGPRLYSCSNCRNNVALHDDIVSKAFQGRNSRAFLFSHAMNVDVGPKEDRHLMTGLHTVADVSCSDCREVLGWKYERAYEESQKYKEGKYILEKSKIVKDNW, encoded by the exons ATGGAAGGATTGATCGGTCCGAGGCTGTATAGTTGCAGCAATTGTCGAAACAATGTTGCACTTCATGATGATATAGTTTCTAAAGCTTTTCAG GGAAGAAACAGTAGAGCTTTTCTCTTCTCCCATGCCATGAACGTTGATGTGGGGCCAAAAGAAGACAGACATCTCATGACGGGTCTCCACACAGTTGCGGATGTCTCCTGTTCTGATTGTCGTGAAGTTCTTGGTTGGAAATATGAACGAGCTTATGAAGAATCGCAGAAGTACAAGGAAGGCAAATACATACTTGAAAAGTCTAAAATCGTCAAGGATAATTGGTAG
- the LOC110796404 gene encoding serine/threonine-protein kinase WNK8 isoform X3, producing the protein MAKPLSDDSDGIVERDPSGRYVRGFDEVNGKEVAWNQVDIDDVLQSPQQLERLYTEVHLLKSLKHVNIIKLYHSWVDDGSKTINMITELFTSGNLRQYRKKHKYVDMKAIKKWARQILSGLQFLHSQSPCIIHRDLKCDNIFVNGNTGEVRIGDLGLATVMQQPTARSVIGTPEFMAPELYDEEYNELVDIYSFGLCMLEMVTCDYPYSECRNPAQIYRKVTMGVMPASLSKVTNPEMKKFIESCLVPASSRPSAKQLLKDPFLASPSPLPVNTVGHQVAHSMDIDNPHRISFKLKVNDDKTFKLIGEVEDNNSISMTFLFPDTAGRKKNVHFVFDLQNDVIPSIAYEMVEVIDDLSGEDLLPIVQLMEQLIARLLPHSRSPSSSCHTEFTSTLEELSGSSSTTNSPKYPLESGMFKVLTEVTGIGKDHGAGESLVTGMTIEHNRVNCSHKPGSSACDCCKFSNSLTLDGLRLSSMSSLTQMEKDLHNEELEQELVAIDCQYNECIRELLRKKEAAIEYAKKRWASRKVDC; encoded by the exons ATGGCGAAGCCACTTTCTGATGATTCTGACGGCATCGTTGAGAGGGATCCCTCCGGCCGATACGTTCGG GGATTTGATGAGGTCAATGGAAAAGAGGTTGCCTGGAATCAAGTCGACATTGATGATGTGCTACAGTCGCCGCAACAGCTGGAGCGGTTGTATACCGAAGTTCACCTGTTGAAGTCCTTGAAACATGTAAATATCATAAAGTTGTACCATTCTTGGGTGGACGATGGTAGTAAGACTATCAACATGATCACTGAGTTATTCACTTCCGGAAACCTGAGGCA GTATCGTAAAAAACATAAGTATGTTGATATGAAAGCTATCAAAAAATGGGCAAGGCAGATCCTCAGTGGTTTACAATTTCTTCACAGTCAAAGTCCATGTATCATACACAGAGATTTGAAATGTGACAATATCTTTGTTAATGGGAACACTGGGGAAGTTAGGATTGGGGATCTAGGATTGGCAACTGTTATGCAGCAACCTACTGCTCGGAGTGTTATTG GTACACCTGAATTTATGGCCCCTGAATTGTATGATGAAGAATACAATGAACTTGTCGACATTTATTCTTTTGGTTTGTGCATGTTGGAGATGGTAACTTGTGATTACCCTTATTCTGAATGCAGAAATCCCGCACAAATTTACAGGAAGGTTACCATG GGTGTCATGCCAGCTAGCCTTAGCAAAGTAACTAACCCGGAGATGAAGAAGTTCATAGAGAGTTGTCTGGTTCCAGCATCTTCGAGACCATCGGCAAAGCAATTGTTGAAGGACCCATTTCTTGCAAGTCCAAGTCCTCTTCCCGTGAACACAGTTGGACATCAAGTAGCCCATTCTATGGACATAGACAATCCTCATCGTATTAGTTTTAAATTAAAGGTTAATGATGACAAGACCTTCAAGTTAATTGGAGAGGTGGAAGATAACAATTCAATTTCAATGACCTTCTTGTTTCCTGATACAGCTG GTCGTAAGAAGAATGTACATTTTGTATTTGACCTCCAAAATGATGTCATCCCTTCCATTGCTTATGAGATGGTTGAAGTGATCGACGACTTATCTGGAGAAGATTTGCTTCCAATAGTTCAGTTGATGGAGCAGCTTATTGCAAGATTGTTGCCTCACTCTAGGTCCCCTTCTAGTTCCTGCCATACTGAATTCACCAGTACACTTGAGGAATTATCTGGTTCAAGCAGTACCACGAACTCACCCAAGTATCCATTAGAATCTGGAATGTTCAAGGTCTTAACAGAGGTAACTGGGATTGGAAAAGACCATGGTGCTGGGGAATCTCTTGTTACAGGGATGACGATTGAACACAATCGCGTAAATTGCTCTCATAAGCCTGGTTCAAGTGCTTGTGATTGCTGTAAATTTTCGAACAG TTTAACTTTGGATGGTTTGAGGTTATCGAGCATGTCTTCATTAACACAGATGGAAAAAGATCTTCACAACGAAGAACTGGAACAAGAGCTTGTTGCAATTGATTGTCAATACAACGAATGTATCCGTGAACTCTTGAGGAAAAAGGAGGCGGCAATTGAGTATGCTAAGAAGAGGTGGGCTTCTCGGAAAGTTGATTGTTGA
- the LOC110794926 gene encoding oligopeptide transporter 7, which produces MEDEIQNLQTPFIQKDNNHEPQNQQNAESQTSENLPENSPVRQVAMTVPTTDDPNLPALTFRTWVLGILSCVILSFLNQFFWYRTEPLSITGIAAQIAVVPLGHWMGSNLPNRVFLQGTRLEFSLNPGAFNVKEHVLITILANSGAGNVYAIHVVTAVKVFYKKEISFYVSLLVVLTTQVLGFGWAGIFRRYLVEPAEMWWPANLVQVSLFRALHEKEERPKGGLTRTQFFLIAFICSFAYYIFPGYFFQMLTSLSWICWLWPKSILAQQLGSGLHGLGIGAFGLDWSTISSYLGSPLASPWFATANVAVGYVILMYVVVPITYWMNVYKAKTFPIFSNHLFTSTGSVYNVSAIVDSNFHFNEEAYGKQGPLYLSTFFAMTYGVGFAALSATIVHVALFHGREIWKQSRASFKEKKMDIHSKLMRRYKEVPDWWFWVILVVSIVASIFACEYYKEQLQLPWWGVLLACALAFIFTLPIGVITAIANQSPHLNIITEYIMGYIYPGYPVANMCFKVYGNISMKQAVTFLQDFKLGHYMKIPPRSMFIAQVVGTLVSSLVYLCTAWWLMETIPDICERKSSNSVWTCPGDTVFYDASVIWGLVGPRKIFGDEGIYGEINWFFLVGAIAPILVWVATKAFPNKEWIRLINMPILIGATSSLPPATAVNYSTWILVGFLSGYVAFRYAPNWWKRHNYLLSGALDAGLAFMGVALYLCLGSEDRSINWWGNDLDGCPYASCPTQIGVVVSDCPVVN; this is translated from the exons atggaAGACGAAATACAAAATTTGCAGACACCCTTCA TTCAAAAAGACAACAACCATGAACCACAAAATCAGCAAAATGCAGAAAGTCAAACATCAGAAAATCTGCCGGAAAATTCTCCGGTGAGACAGGTGGCAATGACAGTCCCTACAACAGACGATCCTAACCTACCAGCACTAACATTCAGAACATGGGTTTTAGGGATACTTTCATGTGTAATATTATCATTCCTGAATCAATTCTTCTGGTACAGAACAGAACCACTCAGTATTACTGGAATTGCAGCTCAAATTGCGGTTGTACCACTCGGGCATTGGATGGGTTCTAACCTACCTAACCGCGTCTTTCTACAAGGGACGCGGTTGGAGTTTTCGCTTAATCCGGGTGCTTTTAATGTGAAAGAGCATGTACTTATCACCATTTTGGCTAATTCTGGGGCTGGAAATGTTTATGCTATTCATGTTGTTACTGCTGTTAAAGTGTTTTACAAGAAGGAAATTAGCTTTTATGTTTCATTGCTTGTTGTTTTAACTACCCAG GTTTTGGGGTTTGGATGGGCTGGGATTTTCCGGCGTTATTTGGTGGAGCCAGCTGAAATGTGGTGGCCGGCTAATCTAGTACAAGTTTCCTTGTTCAG GGCCTTGCACGAGAAAGAAGAACGGCCCAAAGGTGGTCTAACTCGGACCCAATTCTTCCTAATAGCCTTCATTTGCAGCTTTGCATACTACATCTTCCCAGGCTACTTTTTCCAAATGCTAACATCCCTTTCCTGGATATGTTGGCTTTGGCCCAAATCCATACTAGCCCAACAGCTTGGTTCTGGGCTACACGGGCTTGGAATCGGCGCATTTGGGCTAGACTGGTCCACCATATCATCCTATCTTGGAAGCCCACTTGCAAGCCCATGGTTTGCCACAGCTAATGTGGCTGTTGGATATGTGATTCTCATGTATGTGGTTGTTCCAATTACATATTGGATGAATGTTTACAAAGCTAAAACTTTTCCCATATTTTCAAATCACCTCTTCACATCAACAGGCTCAGTATACAATGTCTCTGCAATTGTTGACTCGAATTTCCACTTCAATGAGGAGGCTTATGGGAAACAAGGTCCTCTTTATCTTAGTACCTTCTTTGCCATGACTTATGGGGTTGGATTTGCAGCTTTAAGTGCCACTATTGTGCATGTAGCACTCTTTCATGGCAG GGAAATATGGAAGCAAAGCAGGGCAAGTTTTAAAGAGAAGAAAATGGACATACATTCAAAGCTTATGAGAAGGTATAAGGAAGTTCCTGATTGGTGGTTTTGGGTTATCCTGGTAGTAAGCATTGTGGCATCTATCTTTGCCTGTGAGTACTACAAAGAACAACTACAGTTACCATGGTGGGGTGTTCTGCTTGCTTGTGCCCTTGCATTCATCTTCACACTTCCCATTGGGGTTATAACTGCTATCGCGAATCAG TCACCACATTTGAACATCATTACTGAATACATAATGGGATACATCTACCCTGGATATCCAGTAGCAAATATGTGCTTCAAGGTTTATGGAAACATTAGCATGAAACAAGCTGTTACCTTCTTGCAAGACTTCAAACTCGGCCATTACATGAAAATTCCACCCAGATCAATGTTTATTGCACAG GTAGTAGGAACCCTGGTATCTAGTTTAGTATACCTTTGTACTGCATGGTGGCTCATGGAAACAATTCCAGATATTTGTGAAAGAAAATCATCAAACAGTGTCTGGACTTGTCCTGGAGACACAGTATTCTACGATGCATCAGTCATATGGGGTTTAGTCGGACCTCGAAAAATCTTCGGAGATGAAGGCATTTATGGAGAAATCAATTGGTTTTTCCTTGTAGGAGCAATTGCACCAATTTTAGTTTGGGTTGCAACAAAGGCCTTCCCTAACAAAGAATGGATTAGGCTAATTAACATGCCAATCTTAATCGGTGCAACTTCGTCTCTACCACCAGCAACTGCAGTGAATTACAGTACATGGATTCTTGTTGGTTTCTTGTCTGGTTATGTAGCATTTAGGTATGCTCCGAATTGGTGGAAACGCCATAATTATCTGCTTTCGGGTGCACTTGATGCTGGTTTAGCTTTTATGGGGGTGGCGTTGTATCTTTGTTTAGGGTCAGAAGATCGTAGTATTAATTGGTGGGGAAATGACCTTGATGGTTGTCCTTATGCGTCTTGTCCTACTCAAATAGGTGTCGTGGTTTCAGATTGCCCTGTTGTTAACTAA
- the LOC110796404 gene encoding serine/threonine-protein kinase WNK8 isoform X4, with amino-acid sequence MILTASLRGIPPADTFGYKGFDEVNGKEVAWNQVDIDDVLQSPQQLERLYTEVHLLKSLKHVNIIKLYHSWVDDGSKTINMITELFTSGNLRQYRKKHKYVDMKAIKKWARQILSGLQFLHSQSPCIIHRDLKCDNIFVNGNTGEVRIGDLGLATVMQQPTARSVIGTPEFMAPELYDEEYNELVDIYSFGLCMLEMVTCDYPYSECRNPAQIYRKVTMGVMPASLSKVTNPEMKKFIESCLVPASSRPSAKQLLKDPFLASPSPLPVNTVGHQVAHSMDIDNPHRISFKLKVNDDKTFKLIGEVEDNNSISMTFLFPDTAGRKKNVHFVFDLQNDVIPSIAYEMVEVIDDLSGEDLLPIVQLMEQLIARLLPHSRSPSSSCHTEFTSTLEELSGSSSTTNSPKYPLESGMFKVLTEVTGIGKDHGAGESLVTGMTIEHNRVNCSHKPGSSACDCCKFSNSLTLDGLRLSSMSSLTQMEKDLHNEELEQELVAIDCQYNECIRELLRKKEAAIEYAKKRWASRKVDC; translated from the exons ATGATTCTGACGGCATCGTTGAGAGGGATCCCTCCGGCCGATACGTTCGG TTACAAGGGATTTGATGAGGTCAATGGAAAAGAGGTTGCCTGGAATCAAGTCGACATTGATGATGTGCTACAGTCGCCGCAACAGCTGGAGCGGTTGTATACCGAAGTTCACCTGTTGAAGTCCTTGAAACATGTAAATATCATAAAGTTGTACCATTCTTGGGTGGACGATGGTAGTAAGACTATCAACATGATCACTGAGTTATTCACTTCCGGAAACCTGAGGCA GTATCGTAAAAAACATAAGTATGTTGATATGAAAGCTATCAAAAAATGGGCAAGGCAGATCCTCAGTGGTTTACAATTTCTTCACAGTCAAAGTCCATGTATCATACACAGAGATTTGAAATGTGACAATATCTTTGTTAATGGGAACACTGGGGAAGTTAGGATTGGGGATCTAGGATTGGCAACTGTTATGCAGCAACCTACTGCTCGGAGTGTTATTG GTACACCTGAATTTATGGCCCCTGAATTGTATGATGAAGAATACAATGAACTTGTCGACATTTATTCTTTTGGTTTGTGCATGTTGGAGATGGTAACTTGTGATTACCCTTATTCTGAATGCAGAAATCCCGCACAAATTTACAGGAAGGTTACCATG GGTGTCATGCCAGCTAGCCTTAGCAAAGTAACTAACCCGGAGATGAAGAAGTTCATAGAGAGTTGTCTGGTTCCAGCATCTTCGAGACCATCGGCAAAGCAATTGTTGAAGGACCCATTTCTTGCAAGTCCAAGTCCTCTTCCCGTGAACACAGTTGGACATCAAGTAGCCCATTCTATGGACATAGACAATCCTCATCGTATTAGTTTTAAATTAAAGGTTAATGATGACAAGACCTTCAAGTTAATTGGAGAGGTGGAAGATAACAATTCAATTTCAATGACCTTCTTGTTTCCTGATACAGCTG GTCGTAAGAAGAATGTACATTTTGTATTTGACCTCCAAAATGATGTCATCCCTTCCATTGCTTATGAGATGGTTGAAGTGATCGACGACTTATCTGGAGAAGATTTGCTTCCAATAGTTCAGTTGATGGAGCAGCTTATTGCAAGATTGTTGCCTCACTCTAGGTCCCCTTCTAGTTCCTGCCATACTGAATTCACCAGTACACTTGAGGAATTATCTGGTTCAAGCAGTACCACGAACTCACCCAAGTATCCATTAGAATCTGGAATGTTCAAGGTCTTAACAGAGGTAACTGGGATTGGAAAAGACCATGGTGCTGGGGAATCTCTTGTTACAGGGATGACGATTGAACACAATCGCGTAAATTGCTCTCATAAGCCTGGTTCAAGTGCTTGTGATTGCTGTAAATTTTCGAACAG TTTAACTTTGGATGGTTTGAGGTTATCGAGCATGTCTTCATTAACACAGATGGAAAAAGATCTTCACAACGAAGAACTGGAACAAGAGCTTGTTGCAATTGATTGTCAATACAACGAATGTATCCGTGAACTCTTGAGGAAAAAGGAGGCGGCAATTGAGTATGCTAAGAAGAGGTGGGCTTCTCGGAAAGTTGATTGTTGA
- the LOC110796404 gene encoding probable serine/threonine-protein kinase WNK10 isoform X1 — translation MAKPLSDDSDGIVERDPSGRYVRYSEILGRGAFKTVYKGFDEVNGKEVAWNQVDIDDVLQSPQQLERLYTEVHLLKSLKHVNIIKLYHSWVDDGSKTINMITELFTSGNLRQYRKKHKYVDMKAIKKWARQILSGLQFLHSQSPCIIHRDLKCDNIFVNGNTGEVRIGDLGLATVMQQPTARSVIGTPEFMAPELYDEEYNELVDIYSFGLCMLEMVTCDYPYSECRNPAQIYRKVTMGVMPASLSKVTNPEMKKFIESCLVPASSRPSAKQLLKDPFLASPSPLPVNTVGHQVAHSMDIDNPHRISFKLKVNDDKTFKLIGEVEDNNSISMTFLFPDTAGRKKNVHFVFDLQNDVIPSIAYEMVEVIDDLSGEDLLPIVQLMEQLIARLLPHSRSPSSSCHTEFTSTLEELSGSSSTTNSPKYPLESGMFKVLTEVTGIGKDHGAGESLVTGMTIEHNRVNCSHKPGSSACDCCKFSNSLTLDGLRLSSMSSLTQMEKDLHNEELEQELVAIDCQYNECIRELLRKKEAAIEYAKKRWASRKVDC, via the exons ATGGCGAAGCCACTTTCTGATGATTCTGACGGCATCGTTGAGAGGGATCCCTCCGGCCGATACGTTCGG TATTCTGAAATCCTGGGGAGGGGAGCATTCAAGACTGT TTACAAGGGATTTGATGAGGTCAATGGAAAAGAGGTTGCCTGGAATCAAGTCGACATTGATGATGTGCTACAGTCGCCGCAACAGCTGGAGCGGTTGTATACCGAAGTTCACCTGTTGAAGTCCTTGAAACATGTAAATATCATAAAGTTGTACCATTCTTGGGTGGACGATGGTAGTAAGACTATCAACATGATCACTGAGTTATTCACTTCCGGAAACCTGAGGCA GTATCGTAAAAAACATAAGTATGTTGATATGAAAGCTATCAAAAAATGGGCAAGGCAGATCCTCAGTGGTTTACAATTTCTTCACAGTCAAAGTCCATGTATCATACACAGAGATTTGAAATGTGACAATATCTTTGTTAATGGGAACACTGGGGAAGTTAGGATTGGGGATCTAGGATTGGCAACTGTTATGCAGCAACCTACTGCTCGGAGTGTTATTG GTACACCTGAATTTATGGCCCCTGAATTGTATGATGAAGAATACAATGAACTTGTCGACATTTATTCTTTTGGTTTGTGCATGTTGGAGATGGTAACTTGTGATTACCCTTATTCTGAATGCAGAAATCCCGCACAAATTTACAGGAAGGTTACCATG GGTGTCATGCCAGCTAGCCTTAGCAAAGTAACTAACCCGGAGATGAAGAAGTTCATAGAGAGTTGTCTGGTTCCAGCATCTTCGAGACCATCGGCAAAGCAATTGTTGAAGGACCCATTTCTTGCAAGTCCAAGTCCTCTTCCCGTGAACACAGTTGGACATCAAGTAGCCCATTCTATGGACATAGACAATCCTCATCGTATTAGTTTTAAATTAAAGGTTAATGATGACAAGACCTTCAAGTTAATTGGAGAGGTGGAAGATAACAATTCAATTTCAATGACCTTCTTGTTTCCTGATACAGCTG GTCGTAAGAAGAATGTACATTTTGTATTTGACCTCCAAAATGATGTCATCCCTTCCATTGCTTATGAGATGGTTGAAGTGATCGACGACTTATCTGGAGAAGATTTGCTTCCAATAGTTCAGTTGATGGAGCAGCTTATTGCAAGATTGTTGCCTCACTCTAGGTCCCCTTCTAGTTCCTGCCATACTGAATTCACCAGTACACTTGAGGAATTATCTGGTTCAAGCAGTACCACGAACTCACCCAAGTATCCATTAGAATCTGGAATGTTCAAGGTCTTAACAGAGGTAACTGGGATTGGAAAAGACCATGGTGCTGGGGAATCTCTTGTTACAGGGATGACGATTGAACACAATCGCGTAAATTGCTCTCATAAGCCTGGTTCAAGTGCTTGTGATTGCTGTAAATTTTCGAACAG TTTAACTTTGGATGGTTTGAGGTTATCGAGCATGTCTTCATTAACACAGATGGAAAAAGATCTTCACAACGAAGAACTGGAACAAGAGCTTGTTGCAATTGATTGTCAATACAACGAATGTATCCGTGAACTCTTGAGGAAAAAGGAGGCGGCAATTGAGTATGCTAAGAAGAGGTGGGCTTCTCGGAAAGTTGATTGTTGA
- the LOC110796404 gene encoding probable serine/threonine-protein kinase WNK11 isoform X2, protein MAKPLSDDSDGIVERDPSGRYVRYSEILGRGAFKTVYKGFDEVNGKEVAWNQVDIDDVLQSPQQLERLYTEVHLLKSLKHVNIIKLYHSWVDDGSKTINMITELFTSGNLRQYRKKHKYVDMKAIKKWARQILSGLQFLHSQSPCIIHRDLKCDNIFVNGNTGEVRIGDLGLATVMQQPTARSVIGTPEFMAPELYDEEYNELVDIYSFGLCMLEMVTCDYPYSECRNPAQIYRKVTMGVMPASLSKVTNPEMKKFIESCLVPASSRPSAKQLLKDPFLASPSPLPVNTVGHQVAHSMDIDNPHRISFKLKVNDDKTFKLIGEVEDNNSISMTFLFPDTAGRKKNVHFVFDLQNDVIPSIAYEMVEVIDDLSGEDLLPIVQLMEQLIARLLPHSRSPSSSCHTEFTSTLEELSGSSSTTNSPKYPLESGMFKVLTEVTGIGKDHGAGESLVTGMTIEHNRVNCSHKPGSSACDCCKFSNRLSSMSSLTQMEKDLHNEELEQELVAIDCQYNECIRELLRKKEAAIEYAKKRWASRKVDC, encoded by the exons ATGGCGAAGCCACTTTCTGATGATTCTGACGGCATCGTTGAGAGGGATCCCTCCGGCCGATACGTTCGG TATTCTGAAATCCTGGGGAGGGGAGCATTCAAGACTGT TTACAAGGGATTTGATGAGGTCAATGGAAAAGAGGTTGCCTGGAATCAAGTCGACATTGATGATGTGCTACAGTCGCCGCAACAGCTGGAGCGGTTGTATACCGAAGTTCACCTGTTGAAGTCCTTGAAACATGTAAATATCATAAAGTTGTACCATTCTTGGGTGGACGATGGTAGTAAGACTATCAACATGATCACTGAGTTATTCACTTCCGGAAACCTGAGGCA GTATCGTAAAAAACATAAGTATGTTGATATGAAAGCTATCAAAAAATGGGCAAGGCAGATCCTCAGTGGTTTACAATTTCTTCACAGTCAAAGTCCATGTATCATACACAGAGATTTGAAATGTGACAATATCTTTGTTAATGGGAACACTGGGGAAGTTAGGATTGGGGATCTAGGATTGGCAACTGTTATGCAGCAACCTACTGCTCGGAGTGTTATTG GTACACCTGAATTTATGGCCCCTGAATTGTATGATGAAGAATACAATGAACTTGTCGACATTTATTCTTTTGGTTTGTGCATGTTGGAGATGGTAACTTGTGATTACCCTTATTCTGAATGCAGAAATCCCGCACAAATTTACAGGAAGGTTACCATG GGTGTCATGCCAGCTAGCCTTAGCAAAGTAACTAACCCGGAGATGAAGAAGTTCATAGAGAGTTGTCTGGTTCCAGCATCTTCGAGACCATCGGCAAAGCAATTGTTGAAGGACCCATTTCTTGCAAGTCCAAGTCCTCTTCCCGTGAACACAGTTGGACATCAAGTAGCCCATTCTATGGACATAGACAATCCTCATCGTATTAGTTTTAAATTAAAGGTTAATGATGACAAGACCTTCAAGTTAATTGGAGAGGTGGAAGATAACAATTCAATTTCAATGACCTTCTTGTTTCCTGATACAGCTG GTCGTAAGAAGAATGTACATTTTGTATTTGACCTCCAAAATGATGTCATCCCTTCCATTGCTTATGAGATGGTTGAAGTGATCGACGACTTATCTGGAGAAGATTTGCTTCCAATAGTTCAGTTGATGGAGCAGCTTATTGCAAGATTGTTGCCTCACTCTAGGTCCCCTTCTAGTTCCTGCCATACTGAATTCACCAGTACACTTGAGGAATTATCTGGTTCAAGCAGTACCACGAACTCACCCAAGTATCCATTAGAATCTGGAATGTTCAAGGTCTTAACAGAGGTAACTGGGATTGGAAAAGACCATGGTGCTGGGGAATCTCTTGTTACAGGGATGACGATTGAACACAATCGCGTAAATTGCTCTCATAAGCCTGGTTCAAGTGCTTGTGATTGCTGTAAATTTTCGAACAG GTTATCGAGCATGTCTTCATTAACACAGATGGAAAAAGATCTTCACAACGAAGAACTGGAACAAGAGCTTGTTGCAATTGATTGTCAATACAACGAATGTATCCGTGAACTCTTGAGGAAAAAGGAGGCGGCAATTGAGTATGCTAAGAAGAGGTGGGCTTCTCGGAAAGTTGATTGTTGA